Proteins from a single region of Catenulispora acidiphila DSM 44928:
- a CDS encoding NAD(P)H-dependent oxidoreductase yields MKTLIVHAHPEPKSLNSSLKDIAVSTLTAAGHEVQISDLYAMKWKAAVDAEDYGPDASIPLKVAADSGRAFDAGTLTPDVRAEQEKLLWADTIILQFPLWWYTMPAILKGWVDRVFTYRFAYGVGEHSDTKYGERFGEGTLAGRRALLSVTAGGPESHYTARGINGPIEDLLFPIQHGILYYPGIDVLPPFVLYGTDHTTDEDFPAIAQAWKQRLLTLESTEPIAFRRQNFGDYEIPSLWLKEGLEPAGRNGFGLHVRA; encoded by the coding sequence ATGAAGACACTGATCGTCCACGCGCACCCGGAGCCGAAGTCGCTCAACAGCTCGCTGAAGGACATCGCCGTGTCCACCTTGACCGCTGCCGGGCACGAAGTACAGATCAGCGACCTGTACGCGATGAAGTGGAAAGCAGCCGTCGACGCCGAGGACTACGGCCCGGATGCCTCAATCCCGCTGAAGGTCGCCGCGGACTCCGGCCGTGCCTTCGACGCCGGGACGCTCACCCCGGACGTGCGCGCCGAGCAGGAGAAGCTGCTGTGGGCCGACACGATCATCCTCCAGTTCCCGCTGTGGTGGTACACGATGCCCGCGATCCTGAAGGGCTGGGTGGACCGCGTGTTCACCTACCGCTTCGCCTACGGCGTCGGCGAGCACAGCGACACCAAATACGGCGAGCGCTTCGGCGAGGGCACGCTCGCCGGCCGCAGGGCGCTGCTGTCGGTGACCGCCGGCGGCCCGGAATCGCACTACACCGCCCGCGGCATCAACGGCCCGATCGAGGACCTGCTCTTCCCGATCCAGCACGGCATCCTCTACTACCCGGGCATCGACGTCCTGCCGCCCTTCGTGCTCTACGGCACCGACCACACCACCGACGAGGACTTCCCCGCCATAGCCCAAGCCTGGAAGCAGCGCCTCCTCACCCTGGAGTCGACCGAACCGATCGCCTTCCGCCGCCAGAACTTCGGCGACTACGAGATCCCCTCCCTGTGGTTGAAGGAAGGCCTGGAACCCGCCGGCCGCAACGGCTTCGGACTCCACGTGCGCGCCTGA
- a CDS encoding TetR/AcrR family transcriptional regulator, with protein MAQRSDAKQKMVQAAKQLIRERGYTATAFSDVLTLSGAPRGSVYFHFPGGKAELATAAAAAHARDQVELIDRAADQATSAAQLVEVYLSLGREGMTASGYTRGCAIAPLVTEGATQDSTDLAEVSRRSFTEMADRLTHHFEAFGLQHPAARTLADAVIAGVEGAMVTSRAQHSPAPYDAVQAVLTAYAASLAA; from the coding sequence ATGGCACAGCGGTCGGACGCGAAACAGAAGATGGTGCAGGCCGCCAAGCAGCTCATCCGCGAGCGCGGCTACACCGCGACCGCCTTCTCCGACGTGCTCACTCTCAGCGGCGCCCCCCGCGGATCGGTCTACTTCCACTTCCCCGGCGGCAAAGCGGAGCTGGCGACGGCGGCAGCCGCAGCCCACGCCCGCGATCAGGTCGAGCTGATCGACCGCGCCGCCGACCAGGCGACCAGCGCGGCGCAACTCGTCGAGGTCTACCTCAGCCTCGGCCGCGAGGGCATGACCGCCAGCGGCTACACCCGCGGCTGCGCCATCGCCCCCCTCGTCACCGAAGGCGCCACCCAGGACTCCACCGACCTCGCCGAGGTGAGCCGCCGCTCCTTCACCGAAATGGCCGACCGCCTCACCCACCACTTCGAAGCCTTCGGCCTCCAGCACCCGGCAGCCCGCACCCTCGCCGACGCCGTCATCGCCGGCGTGGAGGGCGCGATGGTCACCTCGCGCGCACAGCACAGCCCGGCGCCGTATGACGCGGTGCAGGCTGTGCTGACTGCGTACGCGGCGAGCCTCGCGGCGTAG
- a CDS encoding tautomerase family protein yields the protein MPFVDISLVRGTSPEYRRAVSRAVHDALVTELTMKPDDDFQLIHELEPSAMVFPRDFRGGPRSRDWTVIRITDGLERGPQAKRRFYTTLVRLLGADPGIDPADVFVMMTLTPPENFSFADGVIGTDVVAIEALDAAAQNPGSRESYTKDEIAYAITQLFAHRDTSRILPMLRDDYVMSLPESLPYGGDYTGRETFEDFFAKTPGGADVWESFSSHVEQVIEADGYFAVQLTNTAVPKATGVPVVLYNLWLFEVTGGRIGGIRLYADTARVRG from the coding sequence ATGCCCTTCGTCGACATCTCGCTCGTCCGCGGCACGTCGCCCGAGTACCGGCGCGCAGTCTCCCGCGCTGTCCACGACGCGCTGGTCACCGAGCTGACCATGAAACCCGACGACGACTTCCAGCTCATCCACGAACTCGAGCCGTCCGCGATGGTCTTCCCCCGCGACTTCCGCGGCGGTCCGCGCTCGCGGGACTGGACCGTCATCCGCATCACCGACGGCCTCGAGCGCGGACCGCAGGCCAAGCGCCGCTTCTACACGACGCTGGTCCGCCTGCTGGGCGCCGACCCCGGCATCGACCCGGCGGACGTCTTCGTGATGATGACGCTCACCCCGCCGGAGAACTTCTCCTTCGCCGACGGCGTCATCGGCACCGACGTCGTCGCGATCGAAGCGCTCGACGCCGCGGCGCAGAACCCGGGCTCCCGGGAGTCCTACACGAAGGACGAGATCGCCTACGCCATCACGCAGCTGTTCGCGCACCGCGACACCAGCCGCATCCTGCCGATGCTCCGCGACGACTACGTCATGTCCCTGCCCGAATCCCTGCCCTACGGCGGCGACTACACCGGCCGCGAAACCTTCGAGGACTTCTTCGCCAAGACCCCCGGCGGCGCGGACGTGTGGGAATCGTTCAGCAGCCACGTCGAGCAGGTCATCGAAGCCGACGGATACTTCGCGGTCCAGCTGACCAACACCGCGGTCCCCAAGGCGACCGGCGTCCCCGTCGTGCTCTACAACCTGTGGCTGTTCGAGGTCACCGGCGGCCGCATCGGCGGCATCCGGCTGTACGCCGACACGGCGCGCGTCCGCGGATAA
- a CDS encoding WGR domain-containing protein, whose product MTQGTTYLELSEDSGSAHKFYEVTVAGTVVDIRYGRIGTDGSRQTSTFPTIEKAEAAAAKKIGEKVRKGYAPSVMGARAARSITRRAVVSAPSTARATAPVLWRFRTASSAFGIHIDGDRCWVGNQSGDVYSLGHDGQVLSRFSLPDGVKCLVADDFWIYAGCDDGSVYDLSGKIPHAAYRIDEDVDIYWLDIHEGVLAVSDAGGRLVVIDHEEEHQWSRNSPGTGAWMVRGDAEAIYHGHSAGVTAYAADGGREIWNTKTPGSVLFGWQESDHVYAGTGRHVVHKIAKADGRALAEYRCDTAVYSCATAPDGRYVFAGDSASSVYCFAADGTRLWKLGTGCGSALSMQYRDERLYVVTTDGSLACIDAAEPAIAAAQGGVVPTVLDVKASAALPVATPATVVATTTVAGSGTVVECIDDHGRVRVRVVGAGFQSGWNVQFPRDMRVVGARYVVEEVHEASRGFYRVRGEIKRLV is encoded by the coding sequence ATGACTCAGGGGACGACCTATCTGGAGCTGTCCGAAGACAGCGGCAGCGCGCACAAGTTCTACGAGGTGACGGTCGCCGGCACCGTTGTCGACATCCGCTACGGCCGCATCGGCACCGACGGCTCGCGGCAGACCTCGACGTTCCCCACGATCGAGAAGGCTGAGGCGGCGGCTGCCAAGAAGATCGGGGAAAAGGTGCGCAAAGGCTACGCCCCGTCGGTGATGGGTGCCCGCGCCGCGCGCAGCATCACCCGGCGCGCGGTCGTCTCCGCGCCCTCGACGGCGCGGGCGACGGCGCCGGTGTTGTGGCGGTTCCGGACCGCCTCCAGCGCGTTCGGCATCCACATCGACGGCGACCGCTGCTGGGTCGGCAACCAGTCCGGCGACGTGTACAGCCTCGGGCACGACGGGCAGGTGCTGTCCCGGTTCTCGCTGCCGGACGGCGTGAAGTGCCTGGTCGCCGACGACTTCTGGATCTACGCGGGCTGCGACGACGGCTCCGTCTACGACCTGTCCGGCAAGATCCCGCACGCCGCCTACCGCATCGACGAGGACGTCGACATCTACTGGCTGGACATCCACGAGGGCGTCCTGGCGGTCTCCGACGCCGGCGGGCGGCTGGTCGTCATCGACCACGAGGAGGAGCACCAGTGGTCGCGCAACAGCCCGGGCACCGGCGCCTGGATGGTCCGCGGCGACGCCGAGGCGATCTACCACGGGCACAGCGCGGGCGTCACCGCCTACGCCGCCGACGGCGGCCGCGAGATCTGGAACACCAAGACCCCCGGGTCCGTGCTGTTCGGCTGGCAGGAATCAGACCACGTATACGCCGGGACCGGGCGCCACGTCGTCCACAAGATCGCCAAGGCTGACGGCCGCGCCCTCGCCGAGTACCGCTGCGACACCGCGGTCTACTCCTGCGCGACCGCCCCCGACGGTCGCTACGTCTTCGCCGGCGACAGCGCGTCGTCCGTCTACTGCTTCGCCGCCGACGGCACGCGCCTGTGGAAGCTCGGCACGGGCTGCGGCTCGGCGCTGTCGATGCAGTACCGCGACGAGCGCCTGTACGTCGTCACCACCGACGGCTCGCTGGCGTGCATCGACGCCGCCGAGCCGGCGATCGCGGCGGCGCAGGGCGGCGTCGTGCCGACCGTGCTCGACGTGAAGGCGAGCGCGGCCCTGCCGGTCGCCACCCCGGCCACCGTGGTCGCCACCACCACCGTCGCCGGCTCCGGCACGGTCGTGGAGTGCATCGACGACCACGGCCGGGTCCGCGTGCGGGTCGTCGGCGCCGGCTTCCAGTCCGGCTGGAACGTGCAGTTCCCGCGGGACATGCGGGTGGTCGGGGCGCGCTACGTCGTGGAGGAGGTCCACGAGGCCAGCCGCGGGTTCTACCGGGTGCGCGGGGAGATCAAGCGGCTGGTCTGA
- a CDS encoding lectin, whose amino-acid sequence MTLSRRTLLSSALGGAALATVAGTELTSAFAGPAPAAAPAASPAGDVVGKITVGYQGWFACIGDGAPINAWWHWSQNQGQAPSPSNQNLKAWPDMSVYSAGYRTGFANLGNGSAPNLFSSYDQSTVNAHFSLMQQNGCDTAALQRFNPNGSEGPTRNAVTAKVNTAAQQYGRKFYIMYDASGWTNMKTEMPADWTNVMKQYASSPAYAHQNGKPVVGIWGFGFNDANHPWSAADCLSVVQWFQSQGCYVMGGVPTYWRTGVNDSRSGYSGVYSAFNMISPWMVGRIGSVNDSNNFYTNVNVGDQSYCNSHNIDYQPCVLPGDLSARQRAHGDFMWAQFYNMVRVGAQGIYISMFDEYGEGNQILNTAPTQAFVPTNSGLLSLDEDGTACSADYYMRLTNDGGRMLKGQIALTPTRPTAPGGTNGGGGGTGGGCGQLTANQQLTANQSTLSCDGRFKLILQGDGNLVLYQGSAALWASNTVGKAAAKAVLQGDGNFVIYDTGGAPLWASNTAGNNGAHLTVQNDGNTVIVSSAGATLWSTGTGGH is encoded by the coding sequence ATGACGCTCTCCCGACGCACCCTGCTGTCCTCAGCCCTGGGCGGCGCAGCGCTGGCCACCGTGGCCGGGACCGAACTGACCTCGGCGTTCGCCGGTCCGGCGCCGGCGGCGGCGCCGGCCGCCTCGCCCGCCGGCGACGTGGTCGGCAAGATCACCGTCGGCTACCAGGGCTGGTTCGCCTGCATCGGCGACGGAGCGCCGATCAACGCCTGGTGGCACTGGAGCCAGAACCAGGGGCAGGCGCCCTCGCCGAGTAACCAGAACCTCAAGGCGTGGCCCGACATGAGCGTCTACAGCGCGGGCTACCGGACCGGATTCGCCAATCTGGGCAACGGTTCCGCGCCGAACTTGTTCTCCTCCTACGACCAGTCCACGGTCAATGCCCACTTCTCGCTGATGCAGCAGAACGGCTGCGACACCGCGGCGCTCCAGCGCTTCAACCCCAACGGCAGCGAGGGCCCGACCCGCAACGCGGTCACCGCGAAGGTCAACACCGCCGCGCAGCAGTACGGCCGGAAGTTCTACATCATGTACGACGCCTCCGGCTGGACGAACATGAAGACCGAGATGCCCGCCGACTGGACGAACGTGATGAAGCAGTACGCCTCGTCCCCGGCGTACGCGCACCAGAACGGCAAGCCGGTCGTCGGCATCTGGGGCTTCGGCTTCAACGACGCCAACCACCCCTGGTCCGCCGCCGACTGCCTGTCGGTCGTGCAGTGGTTCCAGAGCCAGGGCTGCTACGTGATGGGCGGCGTGCCGACGTACTGGCGCACCGGCGTGAACGACTCGCGCTCCGGATACAGCGGCGTCTACTCCGCGTTCAACATGATCTCGCCGTGGATGGTCGGGCGCATCGGCTCGGTCAACGATTCGAACAACTTCTATACGAACGTCAACGTCGGCGACCAGTCCTACTGCAACTCCCACAACATCGACTACCAGCCGTGCGTCCTGCCCGGCGACCTGTCGGCCCGCCAGCGCGCGCACGGCGACTTCATGTGGGCGCAGTTCTACAACATGGTGCGCGTCGGCGCGCAGGGCATCTACATCTCCATGTTCGACGAGTACGGCGAGGGCAACCAGATCCTCAACACCGCGCCGACCCAGGCGTTCGTGCCGACCAACTCCGGGCTGCTCTCCCTGGACGAAGACGGCACGGCGTGCAGCGCGGACTACTACATGCGCCTGACCAACGACGGCGGCAGGATGCTCAAGGGACAGATCGCGCTCACCCCGACACGTCCCACCGCGCCCGGCGGCACCAACGGCGGTGGCGGCGGGACCGGCGGCGGGTGTGGCCAGCTGACCGCCAACCAGCAGCTCACCGCGAACCAGTCCACGCTCTCCTGCGACGGCCGGTTCAAGCTGATCCTGCAAGGCGACGGCAACCTGGTGCTCTACCAGGGCAGCGCGGCGCTGTGGGCGTCGAACACCGTGGGGAAGGCCGCCGCCAAGGCCGTCCTGCAGGGCGACGGCAACTTCGTGATCTACGACACCGGCGGCGCGCCGCTGTGGGCCAGCAACACGGCCGGGAACAACGGCGCGCACCTCACGGTGCAGAACGACGGCAACACCGTCATCGTCAGTTCCGCCGGCGCGACCCTGTGGAGCACCGGGACCGGCGGACACTGA
- a CDS encoding helix-turn-helix domain-containing protein — translation MTLLRLSPRALSRSRFALSPMAETLGAMRLLANPCLDPWMAAWHERHAPAFRARVGADRFTAGLARLLTTSGWLPDFVTLPPPGGMRTTMAKELEVARRFSDAEIRAQLELSEQHAEVPHGLDWLAGTDFAARCAQLMSVVWRDHVLPDWPRRRALLEREVTYRAGLVAVHGWSKALGSMNRRSEWVDDDAIRFSNRPLADRVVGAEGMLFVPVSLSRGTWLCEAPPAAFALVYPARGVAVESAGPAPDRAGALERLIGAVRARILLELSRPATTTELATLLEISLGTTGGHIAILRDAGLIEGTRVGRRVVYRRTDDGDRLAGAP, via the coding sequence ATGACGCTGCTGCGGTTGTCGCCGCGTGCCTTGTCCAGGTCGCGTTTCGCGCTGTCGCCGATGGCGGAGACGCTGGGCGCTATGCGGTTGCTGGCGAATCCGTGCCTTGATCCGTGGATGGCGGCGTGGCATGAGCGGCATGCTCCGGCGTTTCGTGCGCGGGTGGGGGCGGACCGGTTCACCGCTGGGCTGGCGCGGTTGCTGACCACCTCGGGTTGGCTGCCGGACTTCGTCACTTTGCCGCCGCCGGGTGGGATGCGGACCACGATGGCGAAAGAGCTTGAGGTGGCACGGCGTTTCTCCGATGCCGAGATCCGCGCTCAGCTTGAGCTCTCCGAGCAGCATGCCGAGGTCCCGCACGGCTTGGATTGGTTGGCGGGAACTGATTTCGCCGCACGGTGCGCGCAGCTGATGAGCGTGGTCTGGCGGGACCACGTGCTGCCGGACTGGCCGCGTCGCAGGGCTCTGCTGGAGCGCGAGGTGACGTATCGTGCCGGGCTCGTGGCGGTGCACGGGTGGTCCAAGGCGCTGGGCAGCATGAACCGCCGCAGCGAGTGGGTCGACGACGACGCGATCCGGTTCAGCAACAGACCGCTGGCGGACCGCGTCGTCGGCGCCGAGGGGATGCTCTTCGTCCCGGTCAGCCTCTCGCGCGGCACCTGGCTCTGCGAAGCGCCCCCCGCCGCCTTCGCCCTGGTCTACCCGGCACGCGGCGTCGCGGTCGAAAGCGCGGGACCGGCGCCGGATCGGGCCGGTGCGCTGGAGAGGCTGATCGGCGCAGTGCGGGCGCGCATCCTGCTGGAGCTGAGCCGCCCCGCGACGACCACCGAACTCGCGACACTGCTGGAGATCTCCCTCGGGACGACAGGCGGCCACATCGCCATACTGCGCGACGCAGGCCTGATCGAGGGCACGCGAGTCGGCCGACGTGTGGTGTACCGGCGCACTGACGACGGGGATCGGCTCGCCGGCGCACCCTAA
- a CDS encoding MFS transporter has translation MPKTRADPPSNPHPQRDPKPQPNLHPRPQLHLLLLRPDFRYFFTGQTVSLLGTAMSPVALAFAVLAASHDKATDLGVVLTAHMVPMLVFLLVGGATADRFARRTVLVWANLGSGLTQGAVAALLLTGHFSLVLVALLELLNGVLAAFTTPALRGFVPELVERHQIQQANALLSSMRNATKIFGPSLSGVLVVAIGGGPAIAFDAATYLFAAICLRLLSSTSHPKKAARTGILADIREGWGQFLGFRWVWTVSATFCLMNLVQTGTWQILGPELTKKTSGVAAWGFVLSARGVGLLVMSTLLTRLTIRRFLAFGQVMSALGAVPLLILGARLPAPFLIAAAFVAGLGSAVASVSWDTSLQEHVPPQSLSRVCSFDDLLSYAAIPIGQLSVGPLAAAFGGFRVVTIAGSIYAAAALFPLAFRPVRRLTHISAQDPAR, from the coding sequence ATGCCCAAAACCCGCGCCGACCCGCCCTCGAACCCGCACCCGCAGCGGGACCCGAAGCCGCAGCCGAACCTTCACCCGCGCCCCCAACTGCACCTGCTCCTCCTCCGCCCCGACTTCCGCTACTTCTTCACCGGCCAGACGGTCTCGCTGCTCGGTACCGCGATGTCGCCGGTGGCGCTCGCCTTCGCCGTCCTCGCCGCCTCCCATGACAAGGCCACCGACCTCGGCGTCGTGCTCACCGCGCACATGGTCCCGATGCTGGTGTTCCTGCTCGTCGGCGGGGCGACGGCCGACCGGTTCGCTCGCCGCACCGTGCTCGTCTGGGCGAACCTCGGCTCGGGACTCACTCAGGGCGCGGTCGCAGCGCTGCTGCTCACCGGCCACTTCTCGCTCGTCCTCGTGGCCCTGCTGGAACTGCTCAACGGCGTCCTCGCTGCCTTCACCACACCGGCGCTGCGCGGCTTCGTGCCCGAACTCGTCGAGCGGCACCAGATTCAGCAGGCGAACGCGCTGCTCAGCTCGATGCGCAATGCCACGAAGATCTTCGGGCCGAGCCTGTCCGGGGTCCTGGTCGTCGCGATCGGCGGCGGTCCGGCCATCGCCTTCGACGCCGCGACGTACCTGTTCGCAGCCATCTGCCTGCGCCTGCTGTCCTCGACCAGCCACCCGAAGAAGGCGGCCAGGACTGGAATCCTCGCCGACATCCGCGAGGGCTGGGGTCAGTTCCTCGGATTCCGCTGGGTCTGGACGGTGTCGGCGACCTTCTGCCTGATGAACCTGGTGCAGACCGGTACCTGGCAGATCCTCGGCCCGGAGCTGACGAAGAAGACGAGCGGCGTCGCGGCCTGGGGCTTCGTGCTCAGCGCCCGCGGCGTCGGACTGCTGGTCATGAGCACGCTCCTGACCAGGCTGACGATCCGCCGCTTCCTGGCGTTCGGCCAGGTCATGAGCGCGCTTGGCGCAGTACCGCTGCTGATCCTCGGCGCGCGCCTGCCAGCGCCGTTCCTCATCGCAGCCGCCTTCGTCGCCGGTCTCGGATCGGCGGTCGCGAGCGTCAGCTGGGACACTTCGCTCCAAGAGCATGTGCCGCCGCAGTCTCTGTCCCGCGTGTGCTCCTTCGACGACCTGCTCTCCTACGCCGCGATCCCCATCGGCCAGCTCAGCGTCGGACCGCTCGCGGCAGCGTTCGGCGGCTTCCGAGTGGTCACCATCGCAGGGTCCATCTATGCCGCCGCGGCGCTCTTCCCGCTCGCCTTCCGTCCCGTGCGGCGTCTGACGCACATCAGCGCGCAGGACCCAGCGCGGTGA
- a CDS encoding MarR family winged helix-turn-helix transcriptional regulator → MADANGPGYDYERPGFLIKQAQAVLHAEMTRALASHGATISQYAVLAALDQESGLSNAELARRAFITPQSMNENLRELEQRAWVIRHQHPDHGRILQTELTKAGRSVLRHCEAAVTAIEERMLAGLDAGQRRDLAVALRSCVTALGPAR, encoded by the coding sequence GTGGCTGATGCGAACGGACCGGGATACGACTACGAGCGCCCGGGTTTTCTGATCAAGCAGGCGCAGGCGGTTTTACACGCGGAGATGACCCGCGCGCTGGCGTCGCACGGCGCCACGATCAGCCAGTACGCCGTGCTCGCCGCCCTCGATCAGGAGTCGGGCCTGTCCAACGCGGAGCTGGCACGGCGTGCGTTCATCACCCCGCAGAGCATGAACGAGAACCTGCGCGAACTCGAGCAGCGCGCCTGGGTCATCCGTCACCAGCATCCCGACCACGGCCGCATCCTTCAGACCGAACTCACCAAGGCGGGCCGTTCGGTTCTGCGGCACTGCGAGGCCGCGGTCACCGCCATCGAGGAGCGCATGCTCGCCGGGCTCGACGCGGGTCAGCGCCGCGATCTCGCCGTGGCGCTTCGGTCCTGCGTCACCGCGCTGGGTCCTGCGCGCTGA
- a CDS encoding VOC family protein, producing the protein MAALGPSFLALQVRDLQASAHFYEQHLGLTRAAVSPPHAVVFDTQPVPFAVREPAVDLDAVDKLGWGVALWLKAEDADKIHDAMAAEGVPIVTPPFDGPFGRTFTFADPDGYAVTLHS; encoded by the coding sequence ATGGCCGCCCTGGGACCTTCGTTCCTCGCCCTGCAGGTACGCGACTTGCAGGCATCCGCCCACTTCTACGAGCAGCACCTGGGGCTGACGCGCGCGGCCGTCTCCCCGCCGCACGCAGTGGTCTTCGACACCCAGCCCGTGCCCTTCGCCGTCCGCGAACCCGCGGTCGACCTCGACGCCGTGGACAAGCTCGGCTGGGGCGTCGCACTCTGGCTCAAAGCCGAGGACGCGGACAAGATCCACGACGCCATGGCCGCCGAGGGCGTGCCGATCGTGACGCCGCCCTTCGACGGACCGTTCGGCCGGACCTTCACCTTCGCCGACCCCGACGGATACGCCGTCACCCTGCACAGCTGA
- the gap gene encoding type I glyceraldehyde-3-phosphate dehydrogenase has product MTRIAINGFGRIGRNVLRALLERGSDLEVAAVNDLTEPAALARLLAFDTTAGRLGRPVRADGDTLVVDGRRIAVLAERDPGQLPWAELGVDIVLESTGRFTAAKAAHAHLDAGARKVLVSAPSDGADVTLAYGVNTEAYDPVAHTIVSNASCTTNALAPLAAVLDDLAGIEHAFMTTVHAYTQEQNLQDGPHRDPRRARAAAVNIVPTTTGAAKAIGLVLPRLDGKLSGDSIRVPVPVGSIVELNTTVSRDVTREDVLAAYRTAAKGALAGILEYSQDPLVSSDIVGNPASAIFDSALTRVEGRHVKVVAWYDNEYGFSNRVVDTLELLATS; this is encoded by the coding sequence ATGACTCGCATCGCCATCAACGGCTTCGGGCGCATCGGCCGCAATGTGCTGCGTGCCCTCCTGGAGCGGGGCAGCGACCTGGAGGTCGCGGCAGTCAACGACCTGACCGAGCCCGCCGCCCTGGCACGCCTGCTCGCCTTCGACACCACCGCCGGCCGGCTCGGACGCCCGGTGAGGGCCGACGGCGACACGCTGGTCGTTGACGGCCGGCGCATCGCGGTGCTCGCCGAGCGGGACCCGGGGCAGCTGCCGTGGGCCGAGCTCGGCGTCGACATCGTGCTGGAGTCGACCGGCCGCTTCACCGCCGCCAAGGCCGCGCACGCGCACTTGGACGCCGGCGCGAGGAAGGTGCTGGTCAGCGCGCCGTCCGACGGCGCCGACGTGACCTTGGCCTACGGCGTCAACACCGAGGCCTACGACCCGGTCGCGCACACGATCGTGTCCAACGCCTCGTGCACGACCAACGCGCTGGCGCCGCTGGCCGCCGTCCTGGACGACCTGGCCGGCATCGAGCACGCCTTCATGACCACGGTCCACGCCTACACCCAGGAGCAGAACCTGCAGGACGGTCCGCACCGCGACCCCCGCCGGGCGCGCGCCGCCGCCGTCAACATCGTGCCGACGACCACCGGCGCGGCCAAGGCCATCGGCCTGGTGCTGCCCCGCCTGGACGGCAAGCTCTCGGGCGACTCGATCCGGGTCCCGGTGCCGGTCGGCTCGATCGTCGAGCTCAACACCACCGTCTCCCGCGACGTGACGCGCGAGGACGTGCTCGCCGCCTACCGCACGGCGGCGAAGGGCGCGCTGGCCGGCATCCTGGAGTACTCCCAGGACCCGCTGGTCTCCTCCGACATCGTCGGCAACCCCGCATCAGCGATCTTCGACTCCGCGCTGACCCGGGTCGAGGGGCGCCACGTGAAGGTGGTCGCCTGGTACGACAACGAGTACGGCTTCTCCAACCGCGTGGTCGACACGCTGGAGCTGCTCGCCACAAGCTGA
- a CDS encoding GlxA family transcriptional regulator: MPTARLRRIAVLVLEGAKPLDVGIPAQVFTTRASMPYEVRVCGAAPGLVTGGDGLAYHVAHGLEALAWADIAFIPGYRAPDRDDPPPAVVAALIAAHEGGTRLAAISTGAFALAATGLLDGKRATTHWHYTRTLAQKHPQIRVDENVLFVDEGSVLTSAGAASGIDLCLHILRGDLGVSAANHAARRLVAAPYRSGGQAQYVPRSVPEPLGERFAATREWALRRLGDPLSLESLAEHAAVSPRTFSRRFMEDTGYTPMQWVTRARVDLARELLERSQRSIEQIANDVGLGTGTNLRAHFQRILGTTPSEYRRTFTRGE, translated from the coding sequence ATGCCGACGGCCCGCCTGCGCCGCATCGCCGTCCTCGTCCTGGAAGGTGCCAAGCCGCTGGATGTCGGCATTCCCGCGCAGGTGTTCACCACGCGCGCGAGCATGCCGTACGAGGTCCGGGTGTGCGGTGCCGCGCCCGGGCTGGTGACCGGCGGCGACGGGTTGGCGTACCACGTCGCGCATGGTCTGGAGGCGCTGGCGTGGGCGGACATCGCCTTCATCCCCGGCTACCGCGCTCCCGACCGCGACGATCCGCCGCCGGCCGTCGTGGCGGCACTGATCGCCGCGCACGAAGGGGGCACGCGGCTCGCCGCGATCTCCACCGGGGCGTTCGCTCTGGCCGCGACCGGGCTGCTCGACGGCAAGCGCGCCACGACCCACTGGCACTACACGCGCACACTCGCGCAGAAGCATCCGCAGATCCGCGTCGATGAGAACGTCCTGTTCGTCGACGAAGGCAGTGTCCTGACATCGGCCGGCGCCGCGTCGGGCATCGACCTGTGTCTGCACATCCTGCGCGGCGACCTCGGGGTGTCGGCGGCGAACCACGCGGCGCGCCGGCTCGTCGCCGCGCCGTATCGCAGCGGCGGGCAGGCGCAGTACGTGCCGCGCAGCGTGCCCGAACCGCTCGGCGAACGCTTCGCAGCCACGCGCGAATGGGCTCTGCGTCGACTCGGCGATCCGCTGAGTCTGGAATCCCTCGCCGAACACGCGGCGGTCTCCCCGCGTACGTTCTCCCGGCGTTTCATGGAGGACACCGGCTACACGCCGATGCAGTGGGTCACGCGTGCCCGCGTCGACCTGGCCCGCGAGCTGCTGGAGCGGTCGCAGCGCAGTATCGAGCAGATCGCGAACGACGTCGGGCTCGGGACCGGCACGAACCTGCGGGCGCATTTCCAGCGGATCCTCGGCACGACGCCGAGCGAGTACCGGCGGACCTTCACGCGCGGCGAGTAA